The genomic segment GGAAGACGAGGAAGAGGGCGACCAGCGGCAGGGAGGCCATGACGAGCCCGGCCACCAGGCTGTTGAGCGGGGTGTCCTGGGCGACGCGCTGGAGGAACACGCTCAGCGGTTGCCGTGCCGGGTCGGGCAGCACGAGCAGCGGCCAGAGGAAGTCCTTCCACGCCGTGACGATGGAGAGGATGGAGACCACGGCGATGATCGGTCGGGCCAGTGGGAGCACCACGCGCCACATGGTCGTCACGGGCCCCGCGCCGTCGACCTTCGCCGCGTCGAGGAGCTCGTCGGGGATCCGGTCGAAGAAGTTCTTCAGGATGTAGATGTTGAACGCGTTGGCGGCCGCGGGCAGCCACACCGCGCTGGGGCTGTTGATCAGGTTGCGGTTGAACAGCGGGACGTCGACGACGGTGAGGTAGACCGGCACGAGGAGCGCGGTGGCGGGCATCATCAGCGTCACGAGCATCAGGCCGAGCACCACGTTGCCGAACCGGGGGCGCAGCTTCGACAGGGCGTACGCGGCCGGGATCTGCACCGCGAGTTGCACCAGCCAGGCCCCGCCGGCCAGGACGACCGTGTTGAGGAAGTAGCGGGAGAGGTCCATCTCCCGCCACGCCTTCGCGTAGTTCTCGGGGTGCCAGCTCTCGGGGACGTACGTGGGCGGGTTCCGCGCCAGCTCGGTGGAGGACTTCATGGCGCCGGTCGCCGCCCAGTACAGGGGCACGATGAAGGCGACCGTGAAGAGGAGGAGCGCGAGGGCGAGGACCGACCAGTAGATCAGCCGTCCCTTGCGCGTCTTCAGGACGGCGGGGCGGACGAGGGTGCGCGTCGAGGCGGACATCGCTCACTCCTTGGCGGCGCGGGTGACCCGCAGATAGAGGGCGGAGAAGACGCCCAGGGCGATCAGGAGCAGCAGGCTCAGTGCGCTGGCGGTGCCGAAGTCGTTGTAGACGAAGGCGTACCGGTAGACGAGGAACATTACGGTCACCGTGGAGTCCTCGGGGCCGCCGCCCGTCATGACGTACGGCTCGGTGAAGACCTGCATCGTCGCGACGATCTGGAGCAGCAGCAGGACGAGCAGCACGAACCGGGTCTGCGGGATCGTGACGTGGCGCAGCCGCTGCCACACGTTGGCACCGTCCAGCTCCGCCGCTTCGTACAGCTCGCCGGGGATGGTCTGGAGCGCGGCCAGGTAGATCAGGGTGGTGGTGCCCATGTTGGCCCAGGTGGAGACGATGACCAGGGAGATCAGCGAGGTGGACGACGAGTCCAGCCATGCCGATGTCGGCAGGTGGAGCGTGCGGAGGATCTCGTTGAAGAGGCCGGGG from the Streptomyces venezuelae genome contains:
- a CDS encoding carbohydrate ABC transporter permease, whose translation is MSTSLKTPARDTAVAPAPSPAPRRPRAARRRALRENVTAYGFLSAAVVIFALFSWWPIVRNVLLGFQDVNFATGNTWNGTSNFAKLFDDPLFLTAWKNTGLFTLYALVLGFAVPFLTAVLLNEFRHARAYFRVLVYLPVMLPPVVVALMWKWFYDPGPGLFNEILRTLHLPTSAWLDSSSTSLISLVIVSTWANMGTTTLIYLAALQTIPGELYEAAELDGANVWQRLRHVTIPQTRFVLLVLLLLQIVATMQVFTEPYVMTGGGPEDSTVTVMFLVYRYAFVYNDFGTASALSLLLLIALGVFSALYLRVTRAAKE
- a CDS encoding carbohydrate ABC transporter permease — encoded protein: MSASTRTLVRPAVLKTRKGRLIYWSVLALALLLFTVAFIVPLYWAATGAMKSSTELARNPPTYVPESWHPENYAKAWREMDLSRYFLNTVVLAGGAWLVQLAVQIPAAYALSKLRPRFGNVVLGLMLVTLMMPATALLVPVYLTVVDVPLFNRNLINSPSAVWLPAAANAFNIYILKNFFDRIPDELLDAAKVDGAGPVTTMWRVVLPLARPIIAVVSILSIVTAWKDFLWPLLVLPDPARQPLSVFLQRVAQDTPLNSLVAGLVMASLPLVALFLVFQRHIIAGLGAGSLKG